A window of the Budorcas taxicolor isolate Tak-1 chromosome 8, Takin1.1, whole genome shotgun sequence genome harbors these coding sequences:
- the LOC128052086 gene encoding LOW QUALITY PROTEIN: kinesin-like protein KIF1C (The sequence of the model RefSeq protein was modified relative to this genomic sequence to represent the inferred CDS: inserted 5 bases in 3 codons; deleted 2 bases in 1 codon), which produces MITYGVRLGMIDIPSHQLDFLILKKLVKFLLGYYLIDIIEAYERLSNATVNITLLHILVKKFSSLPPQLALPGRAPAAGAATAPGARVRRPPPAAGRESAARRPPPRDPARGGGSPEPAPDRPRSRLTLPGKFVPLHSAQPLREPCRDEGFPHSPSWRGQAPSVGWGSSYEGRWQPELIQLPWSAAKTPAEEGGRTGAMAGASVKARETSQDAKCVVSMQGSTTSIINPKQSKDAPKSFTFDYSYWSHTSAEDPQFASQQQVYRDIGEEMLLHAFEGYNVCIFAYGQTGAGKSYTMMGRQEPGQQGILPQLCEDLFSRVSKNQSAQLSYSVEVSYMEIYXERVGDLLNPKSRGSLRVREHPILGPYVQDLSKLAVTSYADIADLMDCGNKARTVAATNMNETSSRSHAVFTIVFTQRCHDQLTGLDSEKVSKISLVDLAGSERADPSGARGMRLKEGANINKSLTTLGKVISALADVQSKERKLDFIPYRDSVLTWLLKENLGGNSRTAMIAALSPADINYEETLSPPRYADRTKQIRCNAVINEDPNARLIRELQEEAARLRELLMAQXALGGRKVDEGSPEGALPALSSPSALASPSSPAAHNGELEPSFSPNAEPQIGPEEAMERLQETEKIIAELNETWEEKLRKTEALRMXREALLAEMGVAVREDGGTVGVFSPKKTPHLVNLNEDPLMSECLLYHIKDGVTRVGQVDEDIKLTGQFIREQHCLFRSIPQSDGEVVVTLEPCEGAETYVNGKLVTEPVVLKSGNRIVMGKNHVFRFNHPEQARLERGRGVPPPPGPPSEPVDWNFAQKELLEQQGIDIKLELEKRLQDLENQYRKEKEEADLLEQQRLYADPDSGDDSDKRSCEESWRLISSLREQLPPTTVQTIVKRCGLPSSGKRRAPRRVYQTPQRRRLQGKDPLWATMADLKTQAVKEICYEVALADFRHGRAEIEALAALKMRELCRTYGKPEGPGDAWRAVARDVWDTVGEEEGGGGGGGGSEEGARGAEVEDLRAHIDKLTGILQEVKLQNSTKDRELQALRDRMLRMERVIPLTQDHEDENEEAGETTWAQPQGSEAAEEEDPSDRAPPARPSSPPLSSWERVSRLMEEDPAFRRGHLRWLKQEQLRLQGLQGSGGRGGGLRRPPARFVPPHDCKLRFPFKSNPQHRESWPGAGAGESPAPPQPPEELTPPPATPARRPPSPRRSHRPCRNSLDWGGGGRRSLGGGSTQPEPQHFQPKKHNYYPQQPQPYPAQRPPGPRYPPYTTPPRMRRQRSAPDLKESGAAV; this is translated from the exons ATGATCACATATGGAGTCAGGCTTGGGATGATTGATATACCCAGCCATCAGTtggatttcctgattttgaaaaaGCTTGTTAAGTTCTTATTAGGGTATTATCTTATTGATATAATTGAGGCATATGAGAGACTAAG CAATGCTACAGTCAACATCACCTTGCTTCATATTCTAGTAAAGAAATTTTCATCGCTCCCGCCCCAGCTCGCGCTGCCCGGGCGGGCGCCGGCCGCTGGCGCCGCTACTGCCCCCGGGGCGCGAgtccgccgcccgccgcccgccgcgggGCGCGAgtccgccgcccgccgcccgccgcccagGGACCCGGCGAGGGGCGGGGGCAGCCCGGAACCGGCCCCGGATCGCCCCCGCTCCCGTCTCACGCTTCCCGGAAAGTTTGTCCCTTTGCACTCTGCCCAGCCGCTCCGGGAGCCCTGCCGCGACGAGGGTTTCCCCCACAGCCCCAGCTGGCGCGGCCAGGCCCCCAGTGTAGGATGGGGCTCCTCCTACGAGGGCCGGTGGCAGCCAGAACTGATACAGCTCCCCTGGTCTGCGGCCAAGACGCCAGCTGAGGAGGGTGGGCGTACTGGAGCCATGGCTGGCGCCTCAGTGAAAGCCCGTGAGACCAGTCAGGATGCCAAGTGTGTGGTCAGCATGCAGGGCAGCACCACCTCCATCATCAATCCCAAACAGAGCAAGGATGCCCCCAAAAGCTTCACTTTCGATTACTCCTACTGGTCACACACTTCGGCGGAGGACCCCCAGTTTGCATCTCAGCAGCAGGTGTATCGGGACATTGGAGAGGAGATGCTGCTGCATGCCTTTGAAGGCTACAATGTGTGCATCTTTGCCTATGGGCAGACGGGGGCTGGGAAGTCCTACACCATGATGGGGCGGCAGGAGCCGGGGCAGCAGGGCATCCTGCCCCAGCTCTGTGAGGACCTCTTCTCTCGTGTTAGTAAGAACCAGAGCGCTCAGCTATCTTATTCTGTGGAGGTGAGCTACATGGAGATCTA TGAGAGGGTAGGAGACCTCTTGAACCCCAAGAGTCGGGGCTCTCTGCGGGTCCGAGAGCACCCCATCCTGGGCCCCTACGTGCAGGACCTGTCTAAACTGGCTGTGACCTCCTACGCTGACATtgctgacctcatggactgtggcaatAAGGCGCGCACCGTGGCTGCCACCAACATGAATGAGACCAGCAGCCGTTCCCACGCTGTCTTCACCATTGTCTTCACACAGCGCTGTCACGACCAGCTCACTGGATTGGACTCAGAGAAGGTCAGTAAGATCAGCTTGGTGGACCTTGCTGGCAGCGAGCGGGCCGACCCCTCAGGGGCCCGCGGCATGCGCCTCAAGGAAGGCGCCAACATCAACAAGTCCCTGACCACTCTGGGGAAGGTGATCTCAGCCCTTGCGGACGTGCAATCAAAGGAGCGGAAGTTGGATTTTATCCCTTACAGGGACTCTGTGCTCACCTGGCTGCTCAAAGAGAATCTGGGTGGGAATTCCCGCACAGCAATGATTGCAGCCCTGAGCCCCGCGGACATCAATTATGAAGAGACTCTTAGCCCCCCCAGGTATGCTGACCGCACCAAGCAGATCCGCTGCAACGCTGTCATCAATGAGGACCCTAACGCCCGGCTGATCCGGGAGCTGCAGGAAGAGGCGGCCCGGCTGCGGGAGCTGCTCATGGCTC GTGCTCTGGGAGGCCGGAAGGTGGACGAGGGGAGTCCCGAAGGTGCTTTGCCGGCTCTGTCGTCACCCTCTGCCCTAGCTTCGCCTTCATCCCCCGCAGCTCACAATGGGGAGCTGGAGCCCTCATTCTCCCCTAATGCCGAGCCCCAGATTGGGCCTGAGGAGGCCATGGAGAGactgcaggagacagagaagattATCGCTGAGCTGAATGAAACCTGGGAGGAGAAACTCCGTAAGACGGAGGCCTTGAGGAT GAGAGAAGCACTGCTGGCTGAGATGGGGGTGGCTGTCCGGGAAGATGGGGGAACCGTGGGCGtcttctctccaaagaagactccGCACCTGGTGAACCTGAACGAAGACCCCCTGATGTCCGAGTGTCTGCTCTACCACATCAAAGATGGCGTCACCAGGGTCGGCCAGGTTGATGAGGACATCAAGCTGACAGGGCAGTTCATCCGAGAGCAACACTGCCTGTTCCGGAGCATCCCTCAGTCAGACGGAGAAGTGGTGGTCACCCTGGAGCCCTGCGAAGGAGCTGAGACCTATGTCAATGGGAAACTTGTGACCGAGCCCGTGGTGCTGAAGTCAGGGAATAGGATCGTGATGGGCAAGAACCACGTGTTCCGCTTCAATCACCCGGAGCAGGCACGGCTGGAGCGGGGGCGAGGGGTCCCTCCACCCCCAGGACCACCCTCCGAGCCCGTTGACTGGAACTTTGCCCAGAAGGAACTACTGGAGCAGCAAGGCATCGACATCAagctggagctggagaagaggCTTCAGGATCTGGAGAACCAgtacagaaaggaaaaggaagaggctgACCTTCTGGAGCAGCAGCGGCTGTACGCGGACCCTGACAGTGGGGATGACTCCGACAAGCGCTCCTGCGAAGAGAGCTGGCGGCTCATCTCATCTCTGCGCGAGCAGCTGCCCCCAACCACGGTCCAAACCATCGTCAAGCGCTGTGGCCTACCCAGCAGCGGCAAGCGCAGGGCCCCCCGCAGGGTGTACCAGACCCCCCAGCGGAGGCGGCTGCAGGGCAAAGACCCTCTCTGGGCCACCATGGCCGACCTGAAGACGCAGGCTGTGAAGGAGATCTGCTATGAAGTGGCCCTGGCTGACTTCCGCCACGGGCGGGCCGAGATCGAGGCCCTGGCTGCCCTCAAGATGCGGGAGCTCTGCCGCACGTACGGCAAGCCCGAGGGGCCTGGGGACGCCTGGAGGGCTGTGGCCCGGGACGTCTGGGACACGGTGGGCGAGGAAGAAGGTGGCGGAGGTGGAGGCGGCGGCAGTGAGGAGGGAGCCCGCGGCGCAGAGGTGGAGGACCTGCGGGCTCACATTGACAAGCTGACGGGAATCCTGCAGGAGGTGAAGCTGCAGAACAGCACCAAGGACCGCGAGCTGCAGGCCCTGCGGGACCGCATGCTTCGCATGGAGAGGGTCATCCCCCTGACCCAGGATCATGAGGATGAGAATGAAGAAGCTGGTGAGACCACGTGGGCCCAGCCCCAAGGGTCTGAGGCAGCGGAGGAGGAAGACCCCAGTGACCGAGCGCCCCCTGCCCGGCCCTCCTCGCCACCCCTGTCGAGCTGGGAGCGGGTATCAAGGCTGATGGAGGAGGACCCTGCCTTTCGACGGGGCCACCTCCGCTGGCTCAAGCAGGAGCAGCTGCGGCTGCAGGGACTGCAGGGCTccgggggccggggaggggggctGCGCAGA CCCCCCGCCCGCTTTGTGCCCCCTCATGACTGCAAACTGCGCTTCCCCTTCAAGAGCAACCCCCAGCACCGCGAGTcctggccgggggcgggggctggggagtCCCCAGCACCACCACAGCCCCCTGAGGAGCTCACTCCACCTCCGGCCACCCCTGCTCGAAGGCCCCCAAGTCCCCGCAGGTCCCACCGTCCCTGCAGGAACTCcctggactggggtgggggggggcggcggtCCCTGGGAGGGGGTTCCACACAGCCCGAACCCCAGCACTTCCAGCCCAAAAAGCACAACTATTATCCCCAGCAGCCCCAGCCATACCCAGCCCAGCGGCCCCCAGGGCCCCGCTACCCCCCGTACACTACACCCCCGAGAATGAGACGGCAGCGCTCAGCCCCTGACCTCAAGGAGAGTGGGGCGGCCGTGTGA